One Setaria italica strain Yugu1 chromosome II, Setaria_italica_v2.0, whole genome shotgun sequence DNA segment encodes these proteins:
- the LOC101753735 gene encoding probable protein phosphatase 2C 68, whose amino-acid sequence MSMAQVCCDSAAAAVAAAVAGPEAEARARARAERRRRAGEAGRWKHAAAAAAVAPGSAEAVAATRKRRVDAGELLVARKHGAASVAGRRREMEDAVSVREAFVAPSAAVDEGRPAVGSGRCDFYGVFDGHGCSHVAEACRDRMHDLLAEELSTGGDGAALPREPAAWTEAMERCFARMDAEVASAGGRAAATASASCRCDAHKRDHVGSTAVVAVVEERRVVVAHCGDSRAVLCRGGGGAAPVPLSSDHKPDRPDEQERIESAGGRVIFWEGARVLGVLAMSRAIGDGYLKPYVSSVPEVTVTDLVEDDECLILASDGLWDVVSNEAACEVARACLRRGREKWCAEAAALLTKLALARRSADNVSVVVVDLRRKNH is encoded by the coding sequence ATGTCGATGGCGCAGGTGTGCTGCGACTCGGCGGccgcagcggtggcggcggcggtggctgggccggaggcggaggcccgGGCGAGGGCGCGCGCCGAGAGGAGGCGTCGGGCAGGGGAGGCCGGGAGGTGGAagcacgccgccgcggcggcggcggtggcgcctggGTCGGCCGAGGCCGTCGCGGCCACGAGGAAGCGCCGCGTCGACGCGGGGGAGCTGCTCGTGGCGCGGAAGCACGGGGCGGCCTCGGTGGCCGGCCGCAGGAGGGAGATGGAGGACGCCGTGTCCGTGCGCGAGGCGTTCGTCGCGCCCTCCGCTGCTGTGGACGAGGGGCGCCCCGCCGTCGGGAGCGGGAGGTGCGATTTCTACGGGGTGTTCGACGGCCACGGCTGCTCCCACGTCGCCGAGGCGTGCCGGGACCGGATGCACGACCTGCTCGCCGAGGAGCTGTccaccggcggcgacggggcggcgcTGCCGCGGGAGCCCGCGGCCTGGACCGAGGCGATGGAGCGGTGCTTCGCGCGGATGGACGCCGAGGTGGCCTCCGCCGGTGGTCGCGCCGCGGCGACCGCCAGCGCCAGCTGCCGCTGCGACGCGCACAAGCGCGACCACGTGGGCTCCACGGCCGTGGTGGCCGTCGTGGAGGAGCGCCGGGTGGTGGTCGCCCACTGCGGCGACTCCCGCGCGGtgctctgccgcggcggcggcggcgcggcgccggtgcCGCTGTCCTCGGACCACAAGCCCGACCGGCCCGACGAGCAGGAGCGGATCGAGTCCGCGGGCGGGCGCGTCATCTTCTGGGAGGGCGCGCGGGTGCTGGGCGTGCTGGCCATGTCCCGCGCCATCGGGGACGGGTACCTCAAGCCGTACGTGTCGTCGGTGCCCGAGGTGACGGTGACGGACCTCGTCGAGGACGACGAGTGCCTCATCCTGGCCAGCGACGGGCTGTGGGACGTGGTGAGCAACGAGGCCGCCTGCGAGGTGGCGCGCGCCTGCCTCCGCAGGGGCAGGGAGAAGTGGtgcgccgaggccgccgcgctgCTCACCAAGCTGGCCCTCGCCAGGCGCAGCGCCGACAACgtctccgtcgtcgtcgtcgacctcCGCCGGAAGAACCACTAG
- the LOC101786134 gene encoding receptor-like protein kinase HSL1 produces MAATRLLLAFLLLLLQAIAAASSDAAHLLAARSVLRDPTGALASWGAGSGRGLPCRWARVSCANNSAAAVAGLDLSKLSLGDGFPAALCSLRSLEHLDLSANEFVGPLPACLAALPVLAHLNLAGNSFSGEVPPEWGAGFRSLLVLNLVQNLLSGEFPAFLANLTGLQEFSLAYNLFSPSPLPMKIGDLADLRVLFVANCSLNGTIPASIGKLKNLVNLDLSRNSIHGEIPRSIGNLSSLEQIELFANQLSGSIPVGFGGLKRLHSLDFSMNGLTGDIPEDMFAAPSLASVHMYQNNLSGHLPATLGTAQSLYDLRIFANQLSGPLPPEFGKNCPLMFLDTSDNGLSGPIPATLCASGKLKQLMLLDNEFEGAIPVELGQCRTLIRVRLSSNRLSGPVPLEFWGLPGVYLLELSGNALSGTVDPAIAGAKNLSKLLLQDNRFTGALPAKLGTLTNLQEFKASNNCFSGPLPPSLANLSLLDNLDLSHNSFSGEIPRDFGKLKQLSQLYLSDNHLSGDVPSELGDIIGMNTLDLSNNELSGQLPVQLQNLKLTHFNISYNKLSGTLPVLFNGLQYQESFLGNPGLCHGFCQSNGDPDAKGHNTIKLIVYIFIAAAIILLIGLAWFGYKCRLHKINASELDDGKSSWVLTSYHRVDFSERDIVNSLDESNVIGQGGAGKVYKAVVGPEGEAMAVKKLWPVGVASKRIDSFEAEVATLSKVRHRNIVKLACSITNTVCRLLVYEYMPNGSLGDMLHSAKRSILDWPMRYKIAVNAAEGLSYLHHDCEPPIVHRDVKSNNILLDAEYGAKVADFGVAKTIGDGPATMSVIAGSCGYIAPEYAYSLHVTEKSDIYSFGVVILELVTGMKPMAPEIGEMDLVTWVSANIAQNGLESVLDHTLSEAEQFKDEMCKVLKIALLCVLNVPKSRPPMRAVVKMLLEVKEENKPMLKLAPLSI; encoded by the exons ATGGCTGccacccgcctcctcctcgcgtTCCTGCTTCTCCTGCTCCAGGCCAttgcggcggcctcctccgacGCCGCCCACCTCCTCGCCGCGAGGTCCGTGCTCCGCGACCCCACCGGCGCGCTCGCCAGCTGGGGCGCTGGCTCTGGCCGCGGCTTGCCGTGCCGCTGGGCGCGCGTTTCCTGCGCCAACaactccgccgcggccgtcgccgggCTCGACCTCTCCAAACTCTCCCTCGGCGACGGCTTCCCGGCCGCGCTCTGCTCCTTGCGCTCCCTGGAGCACCTCGACCTCTCCGCGAACGAGTTCGTGGGCCCGCTGCCGGCCtgcctcgccgcgctcccggTGCTCGCGCACCTCAACCTCGCCGGGAACAGCTTCTCCGGCGAGGTTCCGCCGGAGTGGGGCGCCGGGTTCCGGTCGCTCCTCGTGCTGAACCTGGTCCAGAACCTTCTCTCCGGCGAGTTCCCGGCGTTCTTGGCCAACCTCACCGGCCTCCAGGAGTTCAGCCTCGCCTACAACCTGTTCTCGCCATCGCCATTGCCGATGAAGATTGGCGACCTCGCCGACCTCCGCGTGCTGTTCGTCGCCAACTGCTCCCTCAATGGTACCATCCCTGCTTCCATCGGAAAGTTAAAGAATCTTGTCAATTTGGACCTCTCAAGGAACAGCATCCACGGCGAGATTCCAAGAAGTATTGGGAATTTGAGTTCTCTGGAGCAGATCGAGCTCTTCGCGAACCAGCTCTCCGGGAGTATTCCGGTGGGGTTTGGAGGCCTCAAGAGGCTCCACTCACTGGACTTCTCCATGAACGGGCTCACTGGGGATATACCGGAGGACATGTTCGCGGCTCCGAGCCTTGCCAGTGTGCACATGTACCAGAACAATCTGTCCGGTCACTTGCCGGCGACGCTGGGGACGGCGCAAAGTCTGTACGACCTGAGGATTTTCGCCAACCAGCTTTCCGGGCCGTTGCCGCCGGAGTTTGGAAAGAATTGCCCCCTCATGTTCCTGGACACGTCGGACAACGGGCTGTCAGGTCCAATTCCGGCGACGCTTTGCGCTTCCGGGAAGCTAAAGCAGCTCATGCTACTGGACAATGAGTTTGAAGGCGCCATTCCGGTGGAATTGGGGCAATGCCGCACACTGATCAGAGTGCGGCTGTCGAGCAATAGGCTGTCCGGTCCGGTGCCGCTGGAATTCTGGGGATTGCCGGGTGTCTACTTGCTGGAGCTTAGTGGCAACGCACTGTCGGGGACGGTTGACCCTGCCATTGCTGGTGCCAAGAATCTATCCAAGCTGCTCCTGCAGGACAACCGGTTCACTGGTGCTCTGCCTGCCAAGCTGGGTACACTGACCAATCTGCAAGAGTTCAAGGCTTCAAACAATTGCTTCTCCGGGCCACTGCCGCCGTCACTCGCCAACCTTTCCTTGCTTGACAATCTTGATCTGAGCCACAATTCTTTCTCTGGAGAGATCCCAAGGGATTTTGGTAAGTTGAAGCAATTGTCACAGCTGTACCTTTCGGATAACCACCTCAGTGGGGACGTCCCTTCAGAGCTTGGGGACATTATTGGGATGAATACGCTTGATTTGTCGAACAATGAGCTTTCCGGTCAGCTGCCTGTGCAGCTGCAGAATCTCAAGTTGACTCATTTCAACATATCCTATAACAAGCTCTCAGGGACTTTACCCGTTCTCTTCAACGGATTACAGTACCAAGAAAGCTTCTTGGGTAACCCTGGCCTGTGCCATGGGTTCTGTCAGAGCAATGGGGATCCCGATGCCAAAGGACACAACACTATCAAATTGATTGTCTACATCTTCATTGCTGCTGCGATAATCCTACTCATTGGCCTTGCTTGGTTCGGTTACAAGTGCAGGTTGCACAAGATCAATGCTTCTGAATTGGATGATGGAAAGTCCAGCTGGGTGCTCACATCCTACCACAGGGTGGATTTCAGTGAGAGGGACATTGTGAATAGCCTTGACGAGAGCAATGTGATTGGCCAGGGTGGTGCAGGCAAGGTGTACAAGGCTGTTGTCGGGCCTGAGGGCGAAGCCATGGCTGTCAAGAAACTCTGGCCTGTCGGTGTGGCAAGCAAAAGGATAGACTCATTTGAGGCTGAGGTTGCCACACTAAGCAAAGTTCGGCACAGGAACATTGTAAAGCTTGCCTGTAGCATCACAAACACAGTCTGCAGGTTGCTTGTATACGAGTACATGCCAAATGGTAGCCTGGGGGATATGCTTCACAGTGCAAAACGCAGCATCTTGGATTGGCCGATGAGGTATAAGATTGCTGTTAACGCTGCTGAAGGACTCTCCTACTTGCACCATGACTGCGAGCCCCCAATTGTCCATCGAGATGTGAAGTCAAACAACATCTTGCTTGATGCGGAGTATGGTGCCAAGGTTGCAGATTTTGGGGTTGCAAAGACTATTGGGGATGGTCCGGCCACCATGTCAGTCATCGCAGGATCGTGTGGGTACATCGCACCTG AGTATGCTTACAGTCTCCATGTGACTGAAAAGAGTGACATATATAGCTTTGGTGTGGTGATTTTGGAGCTTGTCACCGGTATGAAGCCGATGGCACCAGAGATTGGCGAGATGGACCTTGTGACGTGGGTGTCTGCCAATATTGCGCAGAACGGGCTGGAGTCTGTGCTCGATCACACTCTCTCTGAGGCTGAGCAGTTCAAGGATGAGATGTGCAAGGTTCTCAAGATTGCACTACTCTGCGTCTTGAACGTTCCAAAAAGCCGTCCACCAATGAGGGCCGTGGTGAAGATGCTGCTGGAGGTCAAGGAAGAGAACAAGCCGATGCTGAAGTTGGCACCTCTGTCCATCTGA